Proteins encoded by one window of Streptomyces sp. NBC_01477:
- a CDS encoding STAS domain-containing protein: protein MTTPLTLTAGRRPDGTALLTATGEIDMSNTEALAAALDSTSGPLVLDLTGIEYLDSAGLSVLFPHAERIELIANPLLKPVLTISGLADLTTIHDA, encoded by the coding sequence ATGACCACGCCCCTGACCCTCACCGCCGGCCGGCGGCCCGACGGCACCGCCCTGCTGACCGCGACCGGCGAGATCGACATGAGCAACACCGAAGCGCTGGCCGCCGCCCTCGACAGCACGTCCGGCCCCCTCGTGCTCGACCTGACCGGCATCGAATACCTCGACAGCGCGGGCCTGAGCGTGCTGTTCCCGCACGCCGAGCGGATCGAACTCATCGCCAACCCGCTGCTGAAACCCGTCCTGACCATCTCCGGCCTCGCGGACCTCACCACCATCCACGACGCCTAG
- a CDS encoding TetR/AcrR family transcriptional regulator, protein MPKVVDHEGRRAELAGALWRVALRDGFDAVSVRSVAKESDWSAGALRHYFPDKTEMVLFAVDFVVESVRQRIGGAGAAAGSLSPELVQDTLEQLLPLDDERRLESEAWFALVALARRDPSAARRRAEVDELIRGAVDSALAGLAELGRLGPGRTRAAETARLHALLDGMVVQLLARPPRLSPQEARDILAGHLAELAA, encoded by the coding sequence GTGCCGAAGGTCGTGGATCACGAAGGGCGCCGCGCGGAGCTGGCCGGCGCCTTGTGGCGTGTCGCGCTGCGCGACGGCTTCGACGCGGTGAGCGTCCGCTCGGTGGCCAAGGAGTCCGACTGGTCGGCCGGGGCGCTGCGGCACTACTTCCCCGACAAGACCGAGATGGTGCTGTTCGCCGTCGACTTCGTGGTGGAGTCGGTACGGCAGCGGATCGGCGGCGCGGGCGCCGCCGCGGGCTCGCTGTCGCCCGAGCTGGTGCAGGACACCCTGGAACAGCTGCTGCCGCTGGACGACGAGCGGCGGCTGGAGTCCGAGGCCTGGTTCGCGCTGGTGGCGCTCGCGCGCCGCGACCCCTCGGCCGCGCGGCGCCGCGCCGAGGTCGACGAGCTGATCCGCGGCGCCGTGGACAGCGCCCTGGCCGGGCTGGCGGAGCTGGGCAGACTCGGCCCCGGCCGTACCCGGGCCGCGGAGACGGCGCGGCTGCACGCCCTGCTGGACGGCATGGTGGTGCAACTGCTGGCCCGGCCGCCGCGGTTGAGCCCGCAGGAGGCGCGGGACATCCTGGCCGGGCACCTGGCGGAGCTGGCCGCCTGA